A genomic region of Brevibacillus sp. JNUCC-41 contains the following coding sequences:
- a CDS encoding thiamine pyrophosphate-dependent dehydrogenase E1 component subunit alpha, whose translation MVENRHLQAGLSDDQVLEMYRIMLLARRIDERMWLLNRSGKIPFVVSCQGQEAAQVGAAFALNREKDYVLPYYRDLGVVLAFGMTARDLMLSSFAKAEDPNSGGRQMPGHFGQKKNRIVTGSSPVTTQVPHAVGIALAGKMEGKDIVSFVTFGEGSSNQGDFHEGANFAGVHKLPVILMCENNQYAISVPIEKQLACGKVSDRAIGYGMPGVTVDGNDPIEVYRVVKEAADRGRRGEGPSLIETVSYRLTPHSSDDDDSQYRSPDEVSEAKKIDSIITFGAYLKEAGIMDDQMEKQMNEEIMEVVNEATDYAENAPFANEDTLSNYVYAGK comes from the coding sequence ATGGTTGAAAACCGTCATCTACAGGCAGGTCTAAGTGATGATCAGGTGCTTGAGATGTATAGAATAATGTTATTGGCAAGACGTATAGATGAACGGATGTGGCTGTTGAACAGATCTGGAAAAATTCCTTTTGTCGTTTCTTGTCAAGGGCAGGAAGCAGCTCAAGTGGGAGCTGCATTTGCATTGAACCGTGAAAAGGATTATGTCCTTCCTTATTACCGGGATCTCGGTGTGGTTCTTGCGTTTGGGATGACCGCAAGGGATTTAATGTTATCCAGTTTTGCAAAAGCAGAAGATCCAAATTCGGGCGGGCGTCAAATGCCTGGGCATTTTGGGCAAAAAAAGAATCGCATCGTGACGGGATCTTCGCCAGTTACCACCCAAGTGCCACATGCAGTGGGGATTGCACTCGCTGGAAAAATGGAAGGAAAAGATATTGTTTCATTCGTTACATTCGGAGAGGGTTCATCAAACCAAGGGGATTTCCATGAAGGAGCGAATTTTGCAGGTGTACATAAACTTCCGGTTATCTTGATGTGCGAGAATAATCAGTATGCCATTTCCGTACCGATTGAAAAGCAATTGGCTTGCGGGAAAGTGTCAGACCGGGCCATTGGTTATGGCATGCCAGGGGTGACAGTCGATGGAAATGACCCGATCGAAGTATACCGGGTGGTGAAAGAAGCGGCCGATAGAGGCAGGCGTGGTGAAGGACCAAGCTTAATCGAAACGGTTTCATACAGGCTTACGCCACACTCAAGCGATGATGATGATAGTCAATACAGGTCGCCTGATGAAGTGTCAGAGGCCAAAAAAATAGATTCGATCATCACTTTCGGTGCCTATTTAAAAGAAGCTGGAATCATGGATGATCAAATGGAGAAACAAATGAACGAGGAAATAATGGAAGTTGTGAACGAAGCGACGGATTATGCGGAAAATGCTCCATTTGCAAATGAAGACACGCTCTCAAATTACGTTTACGCAGGTAAGTAA
- a CDS encoding alpha-ketoacid dehydrogenase subunit beta: MAVISYIDAVIMAMREEMEHDTRVFVLGEDVGVKGGVFKATSGLYEQFGEQRVIDAPLAESAIAGVGIGAAMYGMRPIAEMQFADFIMPAINQIISEAAKIRYRSNNDWHCPIVIRAPYGGGVHGALYHSQSVEAIFANQPGLKIVMPSTPYDVKGLLKAAIRDEDPVLFFEHKRAYRLIKEEVPDDDYVLPIGKADVKREGDDVTVITYGLCVHFALQAAERLASDGISVHILDLRTVYPLDQEAIMEAASKTGKVLLVTEDNKEGSIISEVSAIIAENCLFDLDAPIMRLAGPDVPAMPYSPSLEKSFMVNPEKVEKALRDLVAY, from the coding sequence ATGGCAGTGATATCTTATATAGATGCCGTGATAATGGCGATGCGGGAAGAAATGGAACATGATACCCGTGTATTTGTATTAGGTGAGGACGTAGGGGTAAAAGGCGGCGTGTTTAAAGCGACATCAGGGTTATACGAACAATTCGGGGAACAGCGTGTCATTGATGCCCCGCTTGCTGAATCCGCAATCGCAGGAGTCGGCATCGGCGCGGCCATGTATGGAATGAGGCCGATTGCGGAAATGCAATTCGCTGATTTTATCATGCCAGCAATCAACCAAATCATTTCGGAAGCTGCAAAAATCCGTTATCGCTCCAATAATGACTGGCATTGCCCTATCGTCATCAGAGCTCCATACGGCGGGGGTGTACATGGGGCGTTATACCATTCACAATCCGTTGAGGCCATTTTTGCCAATCAACCGGGACTTAAAATCGTCATGCCCTCTACACCCTACGACGTGAAAGGTTTATTGAAAGCAGCCATTCGCGATGAAGATCCGGTCCTTTTCTTTGAACATAAACGTGCCTATCGCCTTATTAAAGAAGAAGTGCCGGATGATGATTATGTTTTACCGATTGGTAAAGCGGATGTAAAACGTGAAGGCGATGACGTTACAGTGATTACTTACGGCCTTTGTGTTCATTTTGCGCTCCAGGCAGCTGAAAGGCTGGCCAGTGATGGCATATCCGTTCATATACTTGATTTACGAACCGTTTATCCATTAGATCAAGAAGCCATTATGGAAGCTGCGTCTAAAACAGGAAAAGTCCTATTGGTTACTGAAGATAATAAGGAAGGAAGCATCATCAGTGAAGTATCGGCGATCATTGCAGAAAACTGCCTCTTCGATCTCGATGCCCCAATCATGAGACTCGCAGGCCCGGATGTCCCAGCGATGCCATATTCACCATCATTGGAGAAATCCTTCATGGTGAATCCTGAAAAAGTGGAAAAGGCACTGAGGGACCTTGTTGCCTATTGA
- a CDS encoding sigma-54 interaction domain-containing protein — MNTGQFSNNKLLDMVFESTYYGIVIVDSNGKIQYISNKYCEFLNVERDTVIGEHVTNIIENTRLHLVVQIGKSEIADIHFLRGDFVIANRIPIIENNEIIGAIGTIMFRDLDDWNKMNSHIKEILTKHNFYKNEIGVTNGVKYSLHNLIGNSQEIQQLKERVKRLARGDISVLIRGESGTGKEIIAHSIHQLSGRSDKPLVKINCSSIPEHLLESELFGYEEGAFTGAKKGGKIGKFQFADGGTVFLDEIGDMPQQMQVKLLRVLQEKEYEPVGSLYPKKLNVRVIAATNRPLEKLVEEKLFREDLFYRINAVQLFVPPLRDRMEDIPLLVDYFFKKITARMGKRVSSIHPEVISLIERYNWPGNIRELENVIDAGVHLSNEELMGKDALPEYLKLHNVNTKELSLKDCVEEAEKKEIEKALRRFKFDKKRVAEALGIGNSTLYDKIRKYKISDQ, encoded by the coding sequence ATGAATACTGGACAATTCTCCAATAATAAACTATTAGATATGGTGTTTGAGAGTACATATTATGGAATTGTAATTGTCGATAGTAATGGGAAAATTCAATACATTAGCAATAAATATTGTGAATTTTTAAATGTTGAACGCGACACAGTGATTGGTGAACATGTGACGAATATAATTGAAAATACAAGGCTACATCTTGTAGTGCAAATAGGTAAATCCGAAATTGCTGACATACATTTTCTTCGTGGTGATTTTGTTATCGCAAATCGCATTCCTATCATTGAAAATAATGAAATAATTGGTGCAATCGGGACAATCATGTTTCGTGATCTTGATGATTGGAATAAAATGAATAGTCACATCAAGGAGATCTTGACAAAACATAATTTTTACAAAAATGAAATAGGCGTTACAAATGGAGTGAAATATTCCTTACATAACTTAATTGGAAATTCTCAAGAAATACAACAGTTAAAAGAACGTGTGAAAAGGTTGGCTAGAGGTGATATCTCTGTTCTAATTAGAGGAGAAAGCGGTACAGGCAAGGAAATAATAGCACATAGCATTCATCAGCTAAGTGGAAGAAGCGACAAACCGCTTGTGAAAATAAATTGTAGTTCAATTCCGGAACACTTGTTAGAATCTGAACTTTTTGGTTATGAAGAAGGTGCCTTCACAGGGGCAAAAAAGGGAGGTAAAATAGGAAAGTTTCAATTTGCTGATGGTGGAACGGTTTTCCTTGACGAAATTGGTGATATGCCTCAGCAAATGCAAGTCAAGTTATTAAGGGTCCTTCAGGAGAAAGAGTATGAGCCTGTAGGTTCGCTTTACCCCAAAAAACTAAATGTTCGAGTGATTGCTGCAACAAATCGCCCTTTAGAAAAATTGGTTGAAGAAAAGCTATTTCGTGAAGACTTATTTTATAGAATTAATGCTGTCCAATTATTTGTTCCTCCTTTAAGAGATAGAATGGAAGATATCCCTTTACTTGTAGATTATTTTTTCAAAAAAATCACAGCTCGAATGGGGAAACGAGTATCCTCCATACACCCAGAGGTGATTTCATTAATAGAGCGCTATAACTGGCCAGGGAATATCAGAGAACTAGAGAATGTGATTGATGCAGGTGTTCACCTATCAAATGAAGAGTTAATGGGAAAGGATGCTTTACCTGAGTATCTTAAACTTCATAATGTGAATACGAAAGAATTAAGTTTAAAGGATTGTGTAGAGGAAGCAGAAAAGAAGGAAATCGAAAAAGCGTTAAGGAGGTTTAAGTTTGATAAAAAAAGGGTTGCGGAAGCTCTTGGGATAGGGAATTCCACCCTTTACGATAAAATTAGAAAATATAAGATTTCTGACCAATAA
- a CDS encoding AMP-binding protein encodes MDVGFITRKMANDLNNINSRKIAIQEEAGKSMTYMDLHLKSNAYANKLYEIGVRKGDRVGILLYNCLEYFSLYFAIAKIGAIAVRLNFRLSSAELEYALNDSQTKILCFHSNLANQLESVCNHVSVERYFCLPHRNGPTPGWSESWSVLESGSVDEVKVDSIKLNDPVMLMYTSGTTGRPKGAIWTHDTTFWFSTIQALKWKFTGQEVAMTTGPLYHVGAMEDIALPILLMGGRVIITKSQEFEIGRILSVIEGENVTDSFLFPFMIYEMLNLPEIEKYQLKSLKTIYTGGDPLMPWALEQLKKRFPQIGVVQVYGLTEGQPIAASLEPKDAFTKGHTVGKPMPLTEINIIDEAGTPLPVGEIGEIAIKSPAVSEGYWRKPDATMETFVNGWCKTGDMGKFDHDGYLSIAGRKKDMIRSGGENIYSAEIEDVLYRHEEVKEVSIIGIPDPKYIEAVCAVIVKKEGAKLTEEDVVNYCKEHLASYKKPRKVTFVDEIPRTPSGKVQKFILREQFNGMDK; translated from the coding sequence TTGGATGTCGGTTTTATCACAAGAAAAATGGCGAATGATTTAAATAATATAAATTCTAGAAAAATAGCAATACAAGAAGAAGCAGGAAAGTCGATGACGTACATGGATCTCCACCTTAAATCAAATGCGTATGCAAACAAGCTTTACGAAATTGGAGTGCGAAAAGGGGATCGTGTCGGTATTTTACTTTACAACTGTCTCGAATATTTTAGTCTATATTTTGCCATTGCGAAAATCGGTGCAATTGCAGTTCGACTTAATTTTAGGCTTTCAAGTGCAGAGCTTGAGTATGCATTAAATGATTCACAGACAAAAATATTGTGCTTCCATTCTAACTTAGCCAATCAGCTGGAATCAGTGTGTAATCATGTTTCTGTTGAGCGTTATTTTTGTCTTCCTCATAGAAATGGCCCAACCCCAGGATGGTCTGAGTCATGGAGTGTACTAGAAAGTGGTTCGGTAGATGAGGTCAAAGTCGATAGCATTAAATTAAACGATCCAGTCATGCTTATGTATACATCAGGAACAACGGGAAGACCTAAAGGTGCGATTTGGACACATGATACAACTTTCTGGTTTTCCACGATACAAGCACTGAAATGGAAATTTACAGGGCAAGAAGTTGCGATGACGACAGGACCACTATATCATGTTGGGGCGATGGAAGATATCGCACTTCCCATTCTACTGATGGGTGGAAGGGTAATAATTACAAAAAGCCAAGAATTCGAGATTGGAAGAATTCTTTCCGTTATTGAAGGGGAAAATGTGACCGATTCTTTTTTATTCCCTTTCATGATTTATGAAATGCTAAATTTGCCTGAAATTGAAAAGTATCAGCTGAAATCTTTAAAAACCATTTATACAGGTGGTGACCCGCTAATGCCATGGGCACTGGAACAATTAAAAAAGAGGTTTCCTCAAATTGGAGTTGTTCAAGTTTACGGGTTAACTGAAGGACAGCCAATTGCGGCTTCGCTTGAACCAAAAGATGCTTTTACAAAAGGCCATACCGTTGGGAAGCCGATGCCACTTACAGAAATAAATATTATCGATGAGGCTGGAACGCCTTTGCCAGTTGGTGAAATTGGTGAGATCGCTATTAAAAGTCCAGCGGTTTCTGAGGGTTATTGGAGGAAACCAGATGCCACAATGGAAACATTCGTGAATGGGTGGTGTAAAACAGGAGACATGGGAAAGTTCGATCATGATGGGTATCTATCAATTGCAGGCAGAAAAAAAGATATGATTCGGAGCGGTGGTGAAAACATTTACTCAGCGGAAATTGAAGATGTCTTATACCGCCATGAGGAAGTGAAGGAAGTTTCTATAATTGGTATTCCTGATCCCAAATATATTGAGGCTGTATGTGCTGTTATTGTTAAAAAAGAAGGAGCCAAACTTACGGAGGAAGATGTTGTTAATTACTGTAAGGAACATCTTGCTAGCTACAAAAAACCTAGAAAGGTCACATTTGTTGATGAAATACCACGTACCCCATCCGGGAAGGTCCAAAAGTTTATTCTTCGTGAACAATTTAATGGTATGGATAAATAA